TCGGCTCCGGCTGAGTCTTTGTAGAGCGGTAGTGAATAATACAGCAGATAGCGATTCCTGAACCAGACTACATGTGGATCTTTCGAAAAACCTGGCTTTTGGTGAGTGCTATCGGCAAAGAGCATTTTCGGACCGGGCGTTTGCGCTATTGCTGGTGTAGATAGGCTAATCCACAGAAAGGATATGGTTGCGAACAGGAGAGTAACTAGTTGGTTCATAATGGGCTACTGAAAAAATAGCAATTGCTAAGAAGCATATCGGAAGGTACTAGGTGGTTTTCAATAGTTTCATGCCGAAGCCTGGAGCCGATGAGGGAACCAGTTGCCCACCAACCAGTTTGTAATCACCAAAGTCAATATCATCGCTGGTGCAGGGGACGCCTTCAATCGTGACGGTGTTGCCTAAAGCGCCTGTCAGATGAGCGGTATAGTAGGTTTTGAGTAATTCGCCGAACGCATGGGGTGAAGCCTGAATGCCCATCTTTTGCAATTCGGGCATGATTTTTCGCCAGGGTGTAAAACCATATCCCATGATATCGGTAATATGTACGTCGATTAGTTTCTGCGTTTCGAGTTCGCGAAGGAGCTTTTGGTCGGGGTCGTATTCGCCGTCGGCCAGTAGTGTTTTTATCTTATTTGCCGTTAACCAATCCCGCAGTTTCCGGTAATCGGCTACGTTTTCGGCAAAGGGTTCTTCGATCCAGAACAAGGGAATGTCGCCAATGCCTTTTACGTACGCAATCAGGCTGTCGGGCGTAAAGCCATCGTTGCCATCGACCAGAATGTCGCAGTTGGGGAAGGTCTTGGCGACGAGTTTGGTCACCTCAATGTCGCGCTGCAAACCAGCCGATTTCTCCATCCACATATTGCCCCGACCGATTTTGAGCTTAAACTGGCGGTAGCCCATGTCGTAATCGTGCTTACATTCTTCCAGAATCTTGTCGAATCCATTGGCCAGGGTTCCTACTTTCCCTTCTTTCGGCTCCAGCTCGTCGAAGTAAATCATGCCGCTATAGCACTTGGTCAGGATGGGTTTCTTCTGGCCCATGAGTTGGTAAACCGGCTTATTGAGAATAACACCCGCCAGATCGTGCAGCGGAACATCGAAGGCCAGTGCTTTAGCATCAGTAACGCCCTGGGCTAGTTGAAATAAGTCGGCAACTCGTTTGCCTTTTATGTAAGCAATCACCTCGTCATTCCGCCGACCGTTGGGCTGGCCCCAGCCTTTTGCTCCCTGATCGGTGGTGAGCGTGCAGACTGTCACTTTGGGGCCGTAGCCGTGTATATCGCGACGGGCGTTTTTCCCTACGAAACGTGGCCATTTCAGTTGAACCTCTGTATAATTGACATCCGCAATTTTGTGCTTCATCAGATCGTCGCCCCCCGCGTAATCGAAAAGCGACGTAGCGCCCTGGCTAGCGACTACAGGACTGAGTGCAAGTGCCGAAGCACTGGTCAACTGGTTTAGGAAGGTTCTACGTTTCATGATGGTGTAAGGTTTAGGGTCTTTCTGTCATGCTGACGAAGGAAGCATCTTCGGGGCAGGATAAAAGGTCATTTCCGAAGATGCTTCCTTCGTCAGCATGACAAAAACGGTAATTCACCGATAATCTGTGAGGTCGGATTCGTAACCCCAACCTCACAGATTATACTCACTTAAACAACGGCGCGTGGATTTGCCGAAGCGTTTCAACGGGAATTTTAATGACTTCCCGGTCGTAGGTGAGCAGGCCGTTAACTTCACCTTCCACATCGGTTGTCTGCGTATACACTGCTGCCGATAAAGCCTGCTTTTGGTAATACTCAATGATTTTGGCGTATTTCTTCCGATAAGCCTGCTCCACTACATCGGCCGATTGATAGGTCTGATAGCCCCAGTTACGCATGTTCGGATTCCAGAGATGCCCCTGAACTGGCCAGCCAATACCACCAAACTCACCAATTACAACAACCCGATTTGCTTTGGCAGCCGGTGCGTTGGGCTCTTCCTGATACGTATGAATGTCATAGAATTCACCGGCACCACGATCGTTCCAGCCACTGGCTGCGTTGACGGTCCGGCTTGGATCGATAGCTTTTACCCAATCGGCCAGTCGGTTGTTATCGTATTGGCCCCAGCCTTCGTTATGAACCACCCAGGTTACGATGCTTGGATGGTTGTACAAGCGGTTCATCATTCGGCGCAATTCCAGCTCAAACTGCTCTTTCCCTTTCGACCGGCGTATGGGTTCCGACTGATCGCCGGGCGATTCGTTTTGTCCTTCCAGAAAACCCGATGGCATATCCTGCCAGACCAGTATCCCCAACTTATCGCAGAGGTAATAATACCGTTCAGGCTCAACCTTGATGTGCTTGCGAAGCATGTTGAAACCCGACTTTTTGAGAAAATCGATTTCAAATGTCATCCCCTCGTCGGAAGGGGGAGTCAGCAAACCACCCGGCCACCAGCCCTGATCGAGCGGGCCATTCTGGAACACAAACTTATTGTTCAGCAATAAAACCGGTTGGTTGGCAATGGGGCCCGGTCCAACCGAAATTTTGCGCATGGCGAAATAGCCTGTTACCACATCCAGCGGATTCCCTGTAACGGTGGCATTGGCGTAAGCTGTTCGTAATGCTTCGTCCTGGCGTGGGCGTCGGTTGCGGGGCGTATCGCCAAAGGGGTCGGTAACGGTCACTAAGTCAACCCGGTAATCGT
This window of the Spirosoma aerolatum genome carries:
- a CDS encoding glycoside hydrolase family 2 protein, with translation MKNQRIRELTIGNTTLSLLSTFLTTQFAFAQTPAVSQLQPAPIMSRWEKQVTPENAWREYPRPQLVRKQWQNLNGLWEYAITPKTAPKPTQFSGQILVPFAVESTLSKVTKSLLPDQRLWYRRTISLPQDWSGQRVILHFGAVDYECNLWVNDGLVGSHTGGSDAFSFDITDYLKEGSNELVLGVTDPTSTGEQPRGKQLLNPNGIWYTPVSGIWQTVWMEPVPKQTYIEEVRLTPELDSSRVRVEVLLDKPANNFTTAVRVTALDGNQTVASTLVRAGRVAYLSLKNPKLWSPDKPFLYDYRVDLVTVTDPFGDTPRNRRPRQDEALRTAYANATVTGNPLDVVTGYFAMRKISVGPGPIANQPVLLLNNKFVFQNGPLDQGWWPGGLLTPPSDEGMTFEIDFLKKSGFNMLRKHIKVEPERYYYLCDKLGILVWQDMPSGFLEGQNESPGDQSEPIRRSKGKEQFELELRRMMNRLYNHPSIVTWVVHNEGWGQYDNNRLADWVKAIDPSRTVNAASGWNDRGAGEFYDIHTYQEEPNAPAAKANRVVVIGEFGGIGWPVQGHLWNPNMRNWGYQTYQSADVVEQAYRKKYAKIIEYYQKQALSAAVYTQTTDVEGEVNGLLTYDREVIKIPVETLRQIHAPLFK
- a CDS encoding mandelate racemase/muconate lactonizing enzyme family protein, which translates into the protein MKRRTFLNQLTSASALALSPVVASQGATSLFDYAGGDDLMKHKIADVNYTEVQLKWPRFVGKNARRDIHGYGPKVTVCTLTTDQGAKGWGQPNGRRNDEVIAYIKGKRVADLFQLAQGVTDAKALAFDVPLHDLAGVILNKPVYQLMGQKKPILTKCYSGMIYFDELEPKEGKVGTLANGFDKILEECKHDYDMGYRQFKLKIGRGNMWMEKSAGLQRDIEVTKLVAKTFPNCDILVDGNDGFTPDSLIAYVKGIGDIPLFWIEEPFAENVADYRKLRDWLTANKIKTLLADGEYDPDQKLLRELETQKLIDVHITDIMGYGFTPWRKIMPELQKMGIQASPHAFGELLKTYYTAHLTGALGNTVTIEGVPCTSDDIDFGDYKLVGGQLVPSSAPGFGMKLLKTT